The proteins below are encoded in one region of Microbacterium pygmaeum:
- a CDS encoding type II toxin-antitoxin system VapC family toxin has translation MTVGAAGDGGLSGDLGRDETSSRRGRVRSARRRPTDSSRRLATSWLLHTELSCVAGRHPAIVSVEAIRAVIDAVSLVNITRGDLLAAGTRAPPRSNDAIHRATALRIGAEEIVTYDDELARAATTAGIRVVAAA, from the coding sequence ATGACAGTCGGGGCCGCTGGTGACGGTGGCCTATCTGGAGACCTCGGCCGCGATGAAACTAGTAGTCGACGAGGCCGAGTCCGAAGCGCTCGTCGCCGCCCTACGGATTCCTCTCGACGCCTGGCGACGTCCTGGCTTCTGCACACCGAGTTGAGTTGTGTCGCGGGCCGACATCCGGCGATCGTCTCCGTCGAGGCGATCAGGGCGGTAATCGATGCGGTGAGTCTGGTCAACATAACGCGAGGGGATCTGCTCGCCGCCGGCACTCGCGCTCCGCCGCGTTCGAACGACGCGATACACCGTGCGACCGCATTGAGGATCGGCGCTGAGGAGATCGTCACCTACGATGACGAGCTGGCCCGAGCCGCCACGACGGCGGGAATCCGGGTGGTCGCCGCGGCGTGA